The Ipomoea triloba cultivar NCNSP0323 chromosome 14, ASM357664v1 region GTCCTCGTTGTCATTCTAATGACACCAAATTTTGCTATTTTAACAACTACAACATGAATCAACCAAGATATTGCTGTCGGGCATGCAAGCGCCACTGGACTCATGGTGGCATTCAACGTGACATCCCCATTGGCGGCAAGTCCAACAAGGGAAGGAAATCCACCAACAGGTACAAGAATAAGAGGGTCCAACCATCGCTACCTCAACTCCAACCACCTTGTCCACAAGCAAATGTGGATCCTCTAGCTTTCGGTCCTTTGGCGCTTCCTCCGATTGTGACACCTTATCGCGTTGAAAATGGGTATCTCAATATGGTAAACCCACTGAGAACTATTGAGCCACCATATAACTCAAGCCAAAACGCTTTCCAGCCTACTTTGCATTATGATTCAAGGtcacataatttatttttgaacaaTAATGATGGAGCTAGTTCATCTAACCTCATTCCATTGAATGCCTCCGTAAACAGCAGCACCACTAGTGGATACACAAATATTGGTTGGGGTTCATTGATAGCGAACCCAAATGATTGGTTGGACTTCCCCCGTAGCTTTGACCCATCAACATGATGAGTTATGTGCTAGTGCTTGTTGAGCCATTTAATgcttaatttcttaaaatttaaattaaatacaattttctTTTCAAGTACTTAGAGGGTTAAACGTGTAACCTTTCATGTCGCATCTTGTACCGCATTGATtgttgaataaattaaatggctttcttttaatttacttCACCTTAATTTATGTTATATTTCATGAAGCATATGTGCGACTACCGTGCGAGCCTGAGTGTTTAGGTGCATAGCATGTCAGCACACAGTAACAAAGCACAAATAATACGAACATATTTCGGGGATTGCATTAATTTTATATGTTAGTTGCAGATTATATACTATCGGCCCAAAATTACTCAAATATCATTAATTATGTGATTTTTAGAATAGTAAAAATATCTTTAATATCTTTAATGAGAGTTTtaatattaactcttaaatGTATGTTTCTgtaataatttttcatgtaCCTCTGAATAAATTACTATAGTCAATGATACACATCATTCAATATAATAGTATAGTAATACTTTTGTAAATAAACAGattaaatttttacttaaatACATTTACCTTATAATTTCATccccttaaaatatttttttttgaagatagaataatattccattatctatctatatctatatctatatctatgtAATAACCAGGCccggccctgggcaagggcgaGCTGGGCCCTCGCCCATGGCCCACACTTGAAAGGGGCCCACCACCCTAGTACAccaccctttatatatatactgtagaaTTTCAGTATAACTATTTAATGTacatttaaattaaa contains the following coding sequences:
- the LOC116004774 gene encoding dof zinc finger protein DOF4.5-like, giving the protein MEQGNGVGDFHPPLLSVRRLRMMEYPASHPPPRQCPRCHSNDTKFCYFNNYNMNQPRYCCRACKRHWTHGGIQRDIPIGGKSNKGRKSTNRYKNKRVQPSLPQLQPPCPQANVDPLAFGPLALPPIVTPYRVENGYLNMVNPLRTIEPPYNSSQNAFQPTLHYDSRSHNLFLNNNDGASSSNLIPLNASVNSSTTSGYTNIGWGSLIANPNDWLDFPRSFDPST